The following nucleotide sequence is from Diospyros lotus cultivar Yz01 chromosome 3, ASM1463336v1, whole genome shotgun sequence.
CACGACCACTTCATGTGAAAACTTTGGCAGCCTCGTCTCTTGCTGATCTACACGTATGTACGTGCAGTTATATAGATACAAAACTAAGTTTACAATAATGAATCGATAATATACCAGTTCGAACGTGGAAAAAAATGATGAGTTCTCAGTTGACAAAAGGCACATAAGGCATGCTTTTAAGGTGCTCGCCTCATGCGCCTAGACAACGCCTCTTAGATGGCACTACCCCTTGGTACTGAAGAGGCACACAGCTTGACAACTACGTACACAACCCATAATAGTGTAAGTTTAGCATTTGAGTCTTTGAGACCTCGGTGATTATATTCTCTTTTCCCAAGTAGTCCCTTCTATTAGTCTGGAGGGCTACTGCCTTTAACAAACTTGCTAAAATGACTCTGTTTTTAATAAAACTCAAATGCTAAATTTAAACCATATAGGGCtgaaaaactaaattgaaaCCACAAGAGGTCTGAGTGAAATTTGTATACTCTATTCTTAAAGCAGATAGGCCGTTTGACATAACAGAATGAgctatttgaaaaataaaataaaataaagcaaaCCACATAAACCTGATATGTTAAATGATAGGAGCACAGGGGATCTGAGTCATGTTTCCCCAAAATGAACTCACCTGTTGAAATAAAGTTTGAACTCCTAGGCAAAGTTCAAGTTATGGGGGAGATAACATGTTTTGTCTCCATGGGAATGGTTCAGAAACTTCAACCACAATCCGTGTAACcaatgaattaaattaagtcACAGTTGACAAGCAGCCTAGAACATAAGATTTTAGGTTCATAGGAGCAAAACAACTACTTGAATTGGATCATTGAACCATAGCGTTCTTCAACATTCATGCTTAAATCCCTCAAAGCCAACTGAAGCAGAGGGCTACATTAAAATCAAAAATTTCGGAACCCAGCGTTCATCAACCAATCCTGTACTGATGCATGAATTAAACTCCAATAATAAGTACTGCAACAGTGATTAGCAACAACAGAACATcaacaaaaccaaaaccaaaaccaaaaacaggACAACAAGAACAACAGACCATGAATcaaaagcagcagcagcagcagcaagtcttaatcccactaagtgggttcggctacatgaattctataGTCCTAGACCAACATCCACTTCACAAAACAAATGTGATGCTTCAAAATATctatataatgataaaaaagCTGAAACATGCTCAAGTAAGAGACTGGAATAACTGCACAAGCAGACAGAAAGAGGTTGGGGCAGAGAAAAAAAAAGCTCCACTGAACAGAATGTGAAATGGGAACAAACCTAAGCTAATCTTGAATTTGTGGAAGgagagtaaaagaaaaagaaagaatttaaggtttttttatttcattcttggTCAATTACTAAAATGAGAATAAGTGAAACCatttccataaaaaaattcattactgTGGTTTGATTGGTCATCTATATGTTTTGTATAAAGAAATTCCATGAAGCCATCCTCAATAAGGCTTTTATTGATGTTGTACAAGTAATTCCATGTTCATCTGACAAAAGCAAAATCAACAAAGAGCTAAAGGTCACAATTTCTCGAAACAGAAATGATTAAGAAACATGAAAAAAGAGTATTACAAGCAACCAATGCCAATGAATCGGTTAAATCTGGCACAAAATAAAGATCCAAAGTTGCAGGTTACAGATCAAATCTAGATAAACAGGAATTAAAATCCTAATCCATACTGCAAAATCTCCATGGCAACTAACATTTTTTTCTAAGAAAAGGTACAGTTCTATGGCAAGAAGGATGAAATTCATTTTACCCTCGCAGATCACATTAAATCGGATCAGATCGGACCAGGTCCAAATCCAAACACGCCTTTTTTCATACCCGCGCCGCTGCCGCGGCAGAAGAGGCGGCTCCACCGAGGAACGAGAGGAAGCCGGCGTTGGCCGGCTCTTGATCGTCAAGAAAAAGGTCCTCGGGGACCCTAAACGCGCCGTGAGCGCAAACAATCGCCAAACCGAGCAAGAGAGCGGAGATCAGAAGCGATCCGACGCTGGTGAGGAACACCACAACTACCGTGGACACGACTAAGATGCCTAGAGTTTCCCGATCGGAAAAGGTGCGACCGAAAAGGACCAAGGGCTGATCGGACGGCcggaagaggtagaggaagaacCAGGCACCGAGGAGGCAGAGGAGgacaaggagagagagagggtgagagAGTAGAGAGAGAGCGAGTACGGAAGCGATCAAAGCAACGTAGTTAACGCGGAAGTAGGAGAAGTTCTTGCGGACGCGGGAGGCGGCGTCTGAGAGAGAGTCCGGACGGGAGAGGGAGGTCCGATCGATGAGTTCGGACCAGGGGCGGCGCTGGGAAAAGCCTTGGCGGACGGAGGAAGAGAGGCGCGTGATGAAGGAGCGGAAGGCGGGGGTGGCGATGGGTGGCTGGGATTGGGCGGCGGCGGAGGTAGTGGACTGAGAGTTTGAGATCGGGAGGGTTGGAGGTGAAGCCATCGTGGGAGATGGCCGGTTGTCGGCTGTAGATCGGAGTTTCAAGGGCTCCAAGAACAGATGCCAATCTTTTGCAGCTTGCAGACCCAATCCTATCACTCTTTCTCAATATACATTATAcagaaacaaatatatatacatatatataagtttatatGGGTAAATTTCCGagaataaaaattctatttttaaaatgtttttgatCTCAACCAATTCTTAAGTTCatgctttcttttttatttttatgtcgtttttagtttttagcttttaattttttaaaataataaagatatatttatttttatatttttaaaaataaaaaaataaaaaaaataaaaaaatattttaacaattttaatcacaaatacattctaaattttcaaaaaacataaaacactacAAACAAAATAACTtgttttaagtaattttaaattaaatactcaaaatataaaattgaaaataaattcaaaactaaaaattaaaatacaaaaagaacaactctacatttttttattatttttaaattatttttaattttcaattttttaaaataataaaaatatgttctttctactgtttttaaaaataaaaaaatataaaaaaactcaaaataactaaagttattttaagtgtttttattcaaaataaattctaaacttaaaacacatttatttatttatattttattattataatgaacaaaaatattacaaaactcattaattttaaaaaatatatattttttaataaaatattaacattaaatatttctaatttattaaataatcagatttattgaataaaatatcattacaaaattatttttaaaacttcaaAGAtaatgcgttttctaattttctattttgagaaataattttttaaaatttcaaagagaacgcgtttttcaattttttaaaattagactatcaaaataaaaaattgaaaataaattcaaaatttaaaattcaaaattaaaaaccaaaaaaaatgcaacatcttGTCTCTCTCACACACGCACTTTACAATTTTAGGCTCATTCAAACGAGAATTTATGCCATactctttattatattataaataatttgttctctattttgattttgtcttgaAAACTGTATCTATTCCAACAACACTtcatattattctttttatttgactctctattttatttatttattaataaatttcaattttatctattttatccttacatataatttttattactataatcaaatacacaaaataatcagatacacacatacacataattaataataaaaaaataagataatcaaatatacacatatacaaaattaataatcaaatacaaaaatttataatcaaatatGCACATacataaaattgataatgaaatacacaaatcaataacccAATACAGAATATCACTCatccaatacaaaaataaatacaaaatattttcaaaatcacaAACTAGGCCTGATCTGCTCATTGTCGAAGAAGACTTCGCCATTATTAGTGATGCTTGTCGACATTGTCGGATATGGTGTCTGCAACTTGTTCGTTCTGCTTGCAattcattttctccaaatttgtTGTCGCCACTTCTTCAACATCTCTTCTCTAGGTCGATTTTACTTTTGTCGCATCTGGTTGACCTCTTCTAACATTGGGCGAGGAAATGGCAAGGAGGGCTAGCAAAATTTCGATTGCCAATTGTGGTAAgcctttttaattttgtcaaatttttaacGAGGGAAATTGACTATAGCGAACTCTATTGGAACTAAATTTTTGGATTTGACTCCCTATTTTTATCTTTGACGAGTTGAATAACTACCTATTAGAGTCAACTATAGAAAGCATATAGATGAGGCACCTTTCTCCAACCCAAGCAACAATGATGCCAGTAGGTGGTTGTTTTCAACCTTTGTAAAAAATGGGGGCTTGTCTCTTATAGTGAAATCTCACGTCCCTTCTTATAGACGTTACAATCTCTAAATGagcaaaattttatctttaacttggagaattatattttaaatcaatcatATGTTTTTGGGATGACCGTTATTGCGTGATCCCTGGTACTCGTGCTCTTGATTATGTCAGGAAGGGTAAATAGTAGGTATGAGACTTCGACTTCTTATGCAAAGCAAGGATCGAACTCACGACTTACCGAACTGATACTAGTATATCACTTGCTCAATCTATGACTTGGAGCATGTTCTTATATtgtatttgtgtttttttggaCAATAAATCTATTTAGATAAAATCTATCTAGATAAAATTGTCgtttttttagttatttcaattattgatattaggataattatgtcatttatcattttatttactaACAATACCATTTCTAGTcacaacttttaaattttttacattgttaaaattatctttttattttgttaaatatcattaaaatattataaaataatataaaacaaatattagaTGACTTTTTATATTCTAGCcatttaacaaaatgaatattattatgattttaaaacaTAATCATTATGTGACAATCTCAATTGCCACCTAATCATATCAAGTCATTTTTTACAAGTTACGATAGACCTAGCGGTAGCCTATAATTGattgaaactaaaattaaagtacaatggcaatattaaaaagaaattaaaaattaggtttaaaattaaggtttttctgtaatttacctattatatattaactaaaagaTATTAATCTATTTGATTGAAGAACTGATTTGCTTCAAGCAGAAAGTAGTTGAGTGAATTATGGTTAAATTGGTGAACATATAGAACAAAATCAATTGAATCGACGGAACTATATTGGTTTAATTGATCGATCCCACTTGGttgactcaaaattaaaaaaaaaaaaaagataatttttttgtatagaattggttttgaaaattagaaagaattgttgtcaaattagaaaatgaatattattatgattttaaaacaTTTGTGGTTTTGAAATTAGTAAATAAGTTTCATgtattcttatttaaaaatatgtatcgACAAGTTAAAAgtctaaattttttcaataatattttctGTAGACTtgagatattaaaaatatttaaattaaatctaaaatttagtgtaaaaacaattaaaaatattatttaattgtataaataacattttttattataatattattacatTTATTTCTTGCTAGGGCGTATTATACATAACattatgtttaaaatttatttacataaaaatgtatgtaaatcttgaaatttcaactttaagccatataaatgtaatatatatttattattatgttgtattttacaatttaatatatctaaaaataatttttttaatacaggATCCTTTGGGTTGAGGGCTGACCTGGCCCGTTTAGCAAACAGGCTAAGCTTAGCCTGCCACACAGAATGCTGGGCCAAGCCCAAGCggcaggagagagagagagggaatggGTCCGTTAAGCCCATTTAACATTTCTAGAGTTTGAAATTACATCTTCACCTCAAGCTTTTGGAAGGAGATTGAATCCTTTCAATCCATTTCCTCAATTCTTTCTGAAAGGAGGATTATTTATTTCCTCTTCCCCCCTCCAGCCTCCCAATTTAAATATAGCCTCAAATGATGGGATTAAAGAATTAAATCCAAGTTATTGAACATACTAGTTTGGTAAGCTTTTCTTATTTTCAGCTTTTAATGTTGGCTATAGCACCACATTAAAGGCACTTAATCTACTTTGCCCGAGGGATTTATCGAGAGGTgtcaaaaagaccaaaataccctcATCCCCATTGCAAATTTTCAAAAGTTGTCACTGCTTGCCTGTTgctctctattttctctatGGCTGTTGATGCAATCACCGATTGCCACTGCCTTCGCCTTGCCGTCTTACCTTCGTCGCCTCGTTACCATTGTCTCATCTCATTGTCATCGCTCGCCACCTCACTTCGTCTCATTGCCTCTCCGATCGTCGTTGTATTTTTCTCAGTGGTAGTTGAAGAGGCAAGGCGAGGCAATGGCGGCGAGGCAAATGCAATAGCGGTGGTGATTGCATCAGCGACCATGGAGAGAAGAGAGAGTAGCGAGCAAACAGTGGCAGCTTTTGAAAATTTACAATTGGGACGAGGGTAATTTGGTCTTTTTGACACTCACGGTAAGCCAGTCAGTAGCTTTGTCAGGCAAAGTAGCATTGCTCCATTAAAGGAGGAGGATGatctctatattttttcaaatgttAAGAGGTATAAATAGCTTGcaattatcttaaatttttgagTAAGATGTGCAATAACAATATAATTGCTTGAAAATTGCAATCAGCAACCCAACCCAactacaaattttttatttaaaataatttaaaaaattaaagagagaaCAGTGTACCCCTAAGATTTATTGtataataactttaaaaattatcctatatcttaaaaattaaaaacaaaaaaaaaaacgtaaacTATAAATGGCCtctagaatatttttaaatcataaaaactTTTATATAAATGACCAAAACTACAAGAGATCTAAATGTAATTTACTCATAACTAAGGGAATAGCGTTACTTGACAAAGCTAATAGCATTACTTGACAAAGCACATTAGCaatttgagagtgatttgaactCCTTTTACTTTCTCATCCTTCTAAGGTAGTCTAAAGCAAATGTCTAGCAACTAAGCAAAG
It contains:
- the LOC127798194 gene encoding PRA1 family protein B1: MASPPTLPISNSQSTTSAAAQSQPPIATPAFRSFITRLSSSVRQGFSQRRPWSELIDRTSLSRPDSLSDAASRVRKNFSYFRVNYVALIASVLALSLLSHPLSLLVLLCLLGAWFFLYLFRPSDQPLVLFGRTFSDRETLGILVVSTVVVVFLTSVGSLLISALLLGLAIVCAHGAFRVPEDLFLDDQEPANAGFLSFLGGAASSAAAAARV